A stretch of the Acyrthosiphon pisum isolate AL4f chromosome A2, pea_aphid_22Mar2018_4r6ur, whole genome shotgun sequence genome encodes the following:
- the LOC100160885 gene encoding pre-mRNA-splicing factor SYF2-like, with product MSQAVEAKQADRLKKLRDLHIKRNEARVNNHQEVVEEDKQMKLPSNWEARQRKAEWLLNDDKLRQEAKEKGQDYNRLKLLNMTAMEADAIDRKKKRQNPDPGFSDYEEATARQYNRMISNMKVDMGAYQRQKDRLGNAFYAEANTYLHDKVKDSKEGIDNMVDDLEKQIAKRNKFSRRRTHNDEADIDYINERNMKFNAKLERYYGEHTTQIKQNLERGTAI from the exons ATGAGCCAAGCCGTCGAAGCCAAACAAGCGGATCGTCTGAAGAAACTCAGAGACCTCCACATCAAaaga AATGAAGCCAGAGTGAACAACCATCAAGAAGTTGTTGAAGAAGACAAACAAATGAAGTTGCCGTCAAACTGGGAAGCGAGACAGAGGAAAGCAGAATGGCTTTTAAATGACGATAAACTGAGACAAGAGGCTAAAGAAAaa GGACAAGATTACAACcgtttaaaacttttaaacatgACCGCAATGGAAGCAGATGCCATTGACAGGAAGAAAAAACGTCAAAATCCTGATCCCGGGTTCTCGGATTACGAAGAAGCTACCGCTCGCCAATACAACAGAATGATATCCAACATGAAAGTAGACATGGGCGCATATCAAAGACAAAAAGATAGACTGGGCAACGCATTCTATGCGGAGGCCAACACTTATTTGCACGATAAAGTCAAAGATTCTAAAGAAGGAATTGACAATATGGTCGATGATTTGGAAAAGCA gattGCAAAACGTAACAAGTTCAGTAGGAGGAGAACGCATAATGACGAAGCAgatattgattatatcaatGAGAGAAACATGAAATTCAATGCAAAATTGGAACGGTACTATGGAGAGCATACCACACAAATCAAACAAAATTTGGAAAGAGGAActgctatttaa
- the LOC100158818 gene encoding uncharacterized protein LOC100158818 (The RefSeq protein has 1 substitution compared to this genomic sequence), which yields MAENSSKFWFLTYEYFKKDVIKPEDNLVILVHWLLLRNNFQVLGLDNEGKAIIELPTDILPSNWTEKEMYKLHYKRGEESFVLSGVKACDSFIFNLYNVLTKHVASAAIGNVNSAVKWICDSTNNKDKFYETIHWLETDLIKPMQKENEDKTNIGTQTTKEDNVSIGQFSRHPPGYQPEPLGPINPFPSYGMPDLNPLGGGGMLFDPLMQRRRPNNGPGIPPMARFDPTRPINPDPMMPGSFSRPRPDHMRPPDFDDSLYM from the exons ATGGCTGAAAACAGTTCTAAGTTTTGGTTCCTTacatatgagtattttaaaaaagacGTTATAAAACCTGAGGACAATTTGGTAATATTAGTGCATTGGTTGTTGTTGAGAAACAATTTCCAAGTACTCGGACTTGATAATGAG ggTAAAGCTATCATAGAGCTACCGACTGATATTTTACCTTCAAATTGGACTGAAAAGGAGATGTACAAGTTGCATTACAAGCGTGGCGAGGAATCGTTTGTGTTGAGTGGTGTCAAAGCTTGTGATAGcttcattttcaatttgtat AATGTATTAACAAAACATGTGGCAAGCGCTGCGATTGGAAATGTTAATTCTGCAGTGAAATGGATCTGTGACTCgacaaataataaagataagtTCTATGAAACGATTCATTTGTTAGAAACTGACCTAATTAAACCCATGCAAAAAGAAAATGAGGATAAGACAAATATTGGCACTCAGACCACAAAAGAGGATAACGt gtCAATAGGACAATTTTCTAGACATCCACCAGGTTATCAGCCTGAACCGTTAGGCCCAATAAATCCATTTCCATCATACGGCATGCCAGATTTGAATCCTTTAGGAGGTGGTGGTATGCTCTTCGATCCACTTATGCAGAGAAGAAGACCAAATAATGGACCAGG gattCCTCCAATGGCACGTTTTGACCCAACCCGCCCAATCAATCCAGATCCAATGATGCCTGGCAGCTTTAGTAGACCCCGTCCGGATCATATGAGACCACCAGATTTTGATGATAGTttgtatatgtaa
- the LOC100161584 gene encoding uncharacterized protein LOC100161584 isoform X5, with amino-acid sequence MSEHRKHSRISVMQMFHELKQQFPTVPDQVVSDCILKHSTNREACVSNLKSVQKNYVQQTYPSDIVDKMANRPKTLEMSPNNLSLPKLQFSNRPQQFDDSKDLINTNKSDIDDTHILDIDFNINRCQCSSVSAPSTPSQRHQGEHRHKSCLSLDSVPFVDTQCRPFTSVSLTLRTPTKDPLPPLDLSAGGGSELTYTACSFDPTTDPKNCYQSRLHISIDPEGETTVTTSRVMISPTNIKSINRMTEIQIPGSVQIDNILPKTKMVINAQLERKQKLALELSAEKQRLEIMKKNVASMEEDISKRRSYSRKIERLRNDVELLRLECNKLTVQVNTVTENRVPSEETNKQFYNKIYTGQKVSFGKMHKEYQEHSETQNWVCPMCTFQNHPILPRCEQCDMARFDLGNVNFIL; translated from the exons ATGTCTGAACACAGGAAACATTCTAGGATCTCGGTGATGCAAATGTTTCATGAGCTCAAACAGCAATTTCCTACAGTTCCAGATCAAGTAGTTTCTGATTGTATACTCAAG CATTCAACTAATCGAGAAGCTTGTGTATCAAATCTAAAAAGTGTTCAGAAAAATTACGTTCAACAAACTTATCCATCTGATATTGTAGATAAAATGGCAAACAGACCCAAAACTCTTGAAATGTCACCAAACAATCTTTCCTTGcctaaattacaattttcaaatagacCCCAACAGTTTGATGACTCAAAGGATTtaataaatacgaataaaagTGACATAGATGACACACACATTTTAGAcatagattttaatataaatagatgCCAATGTTCATCTGTTTCGGCACCATCGACTCCTTCACAGCGACATCAAGGAGAGCATAGACACAAATCTTGTCTTTCATTAGATTCTGTGCCATTTGTTGATACACAGTGTCGGCCATTCACGTCTGTAAGTCTTACCTTGAGAACACCTACTAAAGATCCTCTACCTCCGTTAGATTTATCAGCTGGTGGAGGTTCTGAACTCACTTATACAGCTTGTTCATTTGATCCAACTACTGATcctaaaaattgttatcaatcaAGACTTCATATAAGTATTGACCCTGAAGGTGAAACAACTGTAACTACGTCTCGTGTTATGATATCCCctacaaatattaaatctattaatCGGATGACTGAAATTCAAATTCCTGGATCAGttcaaattgataatattttgccGAAAACTAaaa TGGTAATTAATGCTCAATTAGAACGGAAGCAAAAGTTGGCTTTAGAATTATCAGCAGAAAAACAAAGActagaaattatgaaaaaaaatgtcgcATCGATGGAAGAAGATATTTCTAAAAGGCGTTCATATTCCAGAAAG ATTGAACGTTTAAGAAATGATGTTGAATTATTACGATTAGAATGTAACAAATTAACTGTTCAAGTAAATACGGTTACAGAGAATCGAG ttccaTCAGaagaaacaaataaacaattttataataaaatttatactgGACAAAAGGTGTCTTTTGGGAAAATGCACAAAGAATATCAAG aacATTCAGAAACCCAAAACTGGGTTTGTCCTATGTGCACATTCCAAAATCATCCAATATTGCCAAGATGTGAACAGTGTGATATGGCTCGTTTCGATCTAG gaaatgtgaattttattttgtag
- the LOC100161584 gene encoding uncharacterized protein LOC100161584 isoform X1, with translation MSEHRKHSRISVMQMFHELKQQFPTVPDQVVSDCILKHSTNREACVSNLKSVQKNYVQQTYPSDIVDKMANRPKTLEMSPNNLSLPKLQFSNRPQQFDDSKDLINTNKSDIDDTHILDIDFNINRCQCSSVSAPSTPSQRHQGEHRHKSCLSLDSVPFVDTQCRPFTSVSLTLRTPTKDPLPPLDLSAGGGSELTYTACSFDPTTDPKNCYQSRLHISIDPEGETTVTTSRVMISPTNIKSINRMTEIQIPGSVQIDNILPKTKMVINAQLERKQKLALELSAEKQRLEIMKKNVASMEEDISKRRSYSRKIERLRNDVELLRLECNKLTVQVNTVTENRVPSEETNKQFYNKIYTGQKVSFGKMHKEYQEHSETQNWVCPMCTFQNHPILPRCEQCDMARFDLGTTSSVVNNNIPMCTKENHSDILEIFMENYKFVLKY, from the exons ATGTCTGAACACAGGAAACATTCTAGGATCTCGGTGATGCAAATGTTTCATGAGCTCAAACAGCAATTTCCTACAGTTCCAGATCAAGTAGTTTCTGATTGTATACTCAAG CATTCAACTAATCGAGAAGCTTGTGTATCAAATCTAAAAAGTGTTCAGAAAAATTACGTTCAACAAACTTATCCATCTGATATTGTAGATAAAATGGCAAACAGACCCAAAACTCTTGAAATGTCACCAAACAATCTTTCCTTGcctaaattacaattttcaaatagacCCCAACAGTTTGATGACTCAAAGGATTtaataaatacgaataaaagTGACATAGATGACACACACATTTTAGAcatagattttaatataaatagatgCCAATGTTCATCTGTTTCGGCACCATCGACTCCTTCACAGCGACATCAAGGAGAGCATAGACACAAATCTTGTCTTTCATTAGATTCTGTGCCATTTGTTGATACACAGTGTCGGCCATTCACGTCTGTAAGTCTTACCTTGAGAACACCTACTAAAGATCCTCTACCTCCGTTAGATTTATCAGCTGGTGGAGGTTCTGAACTCACTTATACAGCTTGTTCATTTGATCCAACTACTGATcctaaaaattgttatcaatcaAGACTTCATATAAGTATTGACCCTGAAGGTGAAACAACTGTAACTACGTCTCGTGTTATGATATCCCctacaaatattaaatctattaatCGGATGACTGAAATTCAAATTCCTGGATCAGttcaaattgataatattttgccGAAAACTAaaa TGGTAATTAATGCTCAATTAGAACGGAAGCAAAAGTTGGCTTTAGAATTATCAGCAGAAAAACAAAGActagaaattatgaaaaaaaatgtcgcATCGATGGAAGAAGATATTTCTAAAAGGCGTTCATATTCCAGAAAG ATTGAACGTTTAAGAAATGATGTTGAATTATTACGATTAGAATGTAACAAATTAACTGTTCAAGTAAATACGGTTACAGAGAATCGAG ttccaTCAGaagaaacaaataaacaattttataataaaatttatactgGACAAAAGGTGTCTTTTGGGAAAATGCACAAAGAATATCAAG aacATTCAGAAACCCAAAACTGGGTTTGTCCTATGTGCACATTCCAAAATCATCCAATATTGCCAAGATGTGAACAGTGTGATATGGCTCGTTTCGATCTAGGTACCACATCATCAGTTGTGAACAACAATATTCCCATGTGCACCAAA gaaAACCACAGCGATATCCTGGAAATATTCAT GGAAAACTACAAGTTTGTATTGAAGTATTGA
- the LOC100161584 gene encoding uncharacterized protein LOC100161584 isoform X4, translated as MSEHRKHSRISVMQMFHELKQQFPTVPDQVVSDCILKHSTNREACVSNLKSVQKNYVQQTYPSDIVDKMANRPKTLEMSPNNLSLPKLQFSNRPQQFDDSKDLINTNKSDIDDTHILDIDFNINRCQCSSVSAPSTPSQRHQGEHRHKSCLSLDSVPFVDTQCRPFTSVSLTLRTPTKDPLPPLDLSAGGGSELTYTACSFDPTTDPKNCYQSRLHISIDPEGETTVTTSRVMISPTNIKSINRMTEIQIPGSVQIDNILPKTKMVINAQLERKQKLALELSAEKQRLEIMKKNVASMEEDISKRRSYSRKIERLRNDVELLRLECNKLTVQVNTVTENRVPSEETNKQFYNKIYTGQKVSFGKMHKEYQEHSETQNWVCPMCTFQNHPILPRCEQCDMARFDLGKPQRYPGNIHGKLQVCIEVLILDGC; from the exons ATGTCTGAACACAGGAAACATTCTAGGATCTCGGTGATGCAAATGTTTCATGAGCTCAAACAGCAATTTCCTACAGTTCCAGATCAAGTAGTTTCTGATTGTATACTCAAG CATTCAACTAATCGAGAAGCTTGTGTATCAAATCTAAAAAGTGTTCAGAAAAATTACGTTCAACAAACTTATCCATCTGATATTGTAGATAAAATGGCAAACAGACCCAAAACTCTTGAAATGTCACCAAACAATCTTTCCTTGcctaaattacaattttcaaatagacCCCAACAGTTTGATGACTCAAAGGATTtaataaatacgaataaaagTGACATAGATGACACACACATTTTAGAcatagattttaatataaatagatgCCAATGTTCATCTGTTTCGGCACCATCGACTCCTTCACAGCGACATCAAGGAGAGCATAGACACAAATCTTGTCTTTCATTAGATTCTGTGCCATTTGTTGATACACAGTGTCGGCCATTCACGTCTGTAAGTCTTACCTTGAGAACACCTACTAAAGATCCTCTACCTCCGTTAGATTTATCAGCTGGTGGAGGTTCTGAACTCACTTATACAGCTTGTTCATTTGATCCAACTACTGATcctaaaaattgttatcaatcaAGACTTCATATAAGTATTGACCCTGAAGGTGAAACAACTGTAACTACGTCTCGTGTTATGATATCCCctacaaatattaaatctattaatCGGATGACTGAAATTCAAATTCCTGGATCAGttcaaattgataatattttgccGAAAACTAaaa TGGTAATTAATGCTCAATTAGAACGGAAGCAAAAGTTGGCTTTAGAATTATCAGCAGAAAAACAAAGActagaaattatgaaaaaaaatgtcgcATCGATGGAAGAAGATATTTCTAAAAGGCGTTCATATTCCAGAAAG ATTGAACGTTTAAGAAATGATGTTGAATTATTACGATTAGAATGTAACAAATTAACTGTTCAAGTAAATACGGTTACAGAGAATCGAG ttccaTCAGaagaaacaaataaacaattttataataaaatttatactgGACAAAAGGTGTCTTTTGGGAAAATGCACAAAGAATATCAAG aacATTCAGAAACCCAAAACTGGGTTTGTCCTATGTGCACATTCCAAAATCATCCAATATTGCCAAGATGTGAACAGTGTGATATGGCTCGTTTCGATCTAG gaaAACCACAGCGATATCCTGGAAATATTCAT GGAAAACTACAAGTTTGTATTGAAGTATTGATTTTGGATGGTTGCTGA
- the LOC100161584 gene encoding uncharacterized protein LOC100161584 isoform X2: protein MSEHRKHSRISVMQMFHELKQQFPTVPDQVVSDCILKHSTNREACVSNLKSVQKNYVQQTYPSDIVDKMANRPKTLEMSPNNLSLPKLQFSNRPQQFDDSKDLINTNKSDIDDTHILDIDFNINRCQCSSVSAPSTPSQRHQGEHRHKSCLSLDSVPFVDTQCRPFTSVSLTLRTPTKDPLPPLDLSAGGGSELTYTACSFDPTTDPKNCYQSRLHISIDPEGETTVTTSRVMISPTNIKSINRMTEIQIPGSVQIDNILPKTKMVINAQLERKQKLALELSAEKQRLEIMKKNVASMEEDISKRRSYSRKIERLRNDVELLRLECNKLTVQVNTVTENRVPSEETNKQFYNKIYTGQKVSFGKMHKEYQEHSETQNWVCPMCTFQNHPILPRCEQCDMARFDLGKPQRYPGNIHVRVTHRLNHQRKTTSLY, encoded by the exons ATGTCTGAACACAGGAAACATTCTAGGATCTCGGTGATGCAAATGTTTCATGAGCTCAAACAGCAATTTCCTACAGTTCCAGATCAAGTAGTTTCTGATTGTATACTCAAG CATTCAACTAATCGAGAAGCTTGTGTATCAAATCTAAAAAGTGTTCAGAAAAATTACGTTCAACAAACTTATCCATCTGATATTGTAGATAAAATGGCAAACAGACCCAAAACTCTTGAAATGTCACCAAACAATCTTTCCTTGcctaaattacaattttcaaatagacCCCAACAGTTTGATGACTCAAAGGATTtaataaatacgaataaaagTGACATAGATGACACACACATTTTAGAcatagattttaatataaatagatgCCAATGTTCATCTGTTTCGGCACCATCGACTCCTTCACAGCGACATCAAGGAGAGCATAGACACAAATCTTGTCTTTCATTAGATTCTGTGCCATTTGTTGATACACAGTGTCGGCCATTCACGTCTGTAAGTCTTACCTTGAGAACACCTACTAAAGATCCTCTACCTCCGTTAGATTTATCAGCTGGTGGAGGTTCTGAACTCACTTATACAGCTTGTTCATTTGATCCAACTACTGATcctaaaaattgttatcaatcaAGACTTCATATAAGTATTGACCCTGAAGGTGAAACAACTGTAACTACGTCTCGTGTTATGATATCCCctacaaatattaaatctattaatCGGATGACTGAAATTCAAATTCCTGGATCAGttcaaattgataatattttgccGAAAACTAaaa TGGTAATTAATGCTCAATTAGAACGGAAGCAAAAGTTGGCTTTAGAATTATCAGCAGAAAAACAAAGActagaaattatgaaaaaaaatgtcgcATCGATGGAAGAAGATATTTCTAAAAGGCGTTCATATTCCAGAAAG ATTGAACGTTTAAGAAATGATGTTGAATTATTACGATTAGAATGTAACAAATTAACTGTTCAAGTAAATACGGTTACAGAGAATCGAG ttccaTCAGaagaaacaaataaacaattttataataaaatttatactgGACAAAAGGTGTCTTTTGGGAAAATGCACAAAGAATATCAAG aacATTCAGAAACCCAAAACTGGGTTTGTCCTATGTGCACATTCCAAAATCATCCAATATTGCCAAGATGTGAACAGTGTGATATGGCTCGTTTCGATCTAG gaaAACCACAGCGATATCCTGGAAATATTCATGTAAGAGTTACTCATCGATTAAATCATCAGA GGAAAACTACAAGTTTGTATTGA
- the LOC100161584 gene encoding uncharacterized protein LOC100161584 isoform X3, whose translation MSEHRKHSRISVMQMFHELKQQFPTVPDQVVSDCILKHSTNREACVSNLKSVQKNYVQQTYPSDIVDKMANRPKTLEMSPNNLSLPKLQFSNRPQQFDDSKDLINTNKSDIDDTHILDIDFNINRCQCSSVSAPSTPSQRHQGEHRHKSCLSLDSVPFVDTQCRPFTSVSLTLRTPTKDPLPPLDLSAGGGSELTYTACSFDPTTDPKNCYQSRLHISIDPEGETTVTTSRVMISPTNIKSINRMTEIQIPGSVQIDNILPKTKMVINAQLERKQKLALELSAEKQRLEIMKKNVASMEEDISKRRSYSRKIERLRNDVELLRLECNKLTVQVNTVTENRVPSEETNKQFYNKIYTGQKVSFGKMHKEYQEHSETQNWVCPMCTFQNHPILPRCEQCDMARFDLGTTSSVVNNNIPMCTKENHSDILEIFM comes from the exons ATGTCTGAACACAGGAAACATTCTAGGATCTCGGTGATGCAAATGTTTCATGAGCTCAAACAGCAATTTCCTACAGTTCCAGATCAAGTAGTTTCTGATTGTATACTCAAG CATTCAACTAATCGAGAAGCTTGTGTATCAAATCTAAAAAGTGTTCAGAAAAATTACGTTCAACAAACTTATCCATCTGATATTGTAGATAAAATGGCAAACAGACCCAAAACTCTTGAAATGTCACCAAACAATCTTTCCTTGcctaaattacaattttcaaatagacCCCAACAGTTTGATGACTCAAAGGATTtaataaatacgaataaaagTGACATAGATGACACACACATTTTAGAcatagattttaatataaatagatgCCAATGTTCATCTGTTTCGGCACCATCGACTCCTTCACAGCGACATCAAGGAGAGCATAGACACAAATCTTGTCTTTCATTAGATTCTGTGCCATTTGTTGATACACAGTGTCGGCCATTCACGTCTGTAAGTCTTACCTTGAGAACACCTACTAAAGATCCTCTACCTCCGTTAGATTTATCAGCTGGTGGAGGTTCTGAACTCACTTATACAGCTTGTTCATTTGATCCAACTACTGATcctaaaaattgttatcaatcaAGACTTCATATAAGTATTGACCCTGAAGGTGAAACAACTGTAACTACGTCTCGTGTTATGATATCCCctacaaatattaaatctattaatCGGATGACTGAAATTCAAATTCCTGGATCAGttcaaattgataatattttgccGAAAACTAaaa TGGTAATTAATGCTCAATTAGAACGGAAGCAAAAGTTGGCTTTAGAATTATCAGCAGAAAAACAAAGActagaaattatgaaaaaaaatgtcgcATCGATGGAAGAAGATATTTCTAAAAGGCGTTCATATTCCAGAAAG ATTGAACGTTTAAGAAATGATGTTGAATTATTACGATTAGAATGTAACAAATTAACTGTTCAAGTAAATACGGTTACAGAGAATCGAG ttccaTCAGaagaaacaaataaacaattttataataaaatttatactgGACAAAAGGTGTCTTTTGGGAAAATGCACAAAGAATATCAAG aacATTCAGAAACCCAAAACTGGGTTTGTCCTATGTGCACATTCCAAAATCATCCAATATTGCCAAGATGTGAACAGTGTGATATGGCTCGTTTCGATCTAGGTACCACATCATCAGTTGTGAACAACAATATTCCCATGTGCACCAAA gaaAACCACAGCGATATCCTGGAAATATTCATGTAA